One Streptococcus sp. zg-86 DNA window includes the following coding sequences:
- a CDS encoding CppA family protein: protein MMKEKIMIPAIRINNRRINQAFFEANLGFKTYLEDAAFVELGATASAVTKLVLIESPSMRTRTVVGLKKLHKVVIQVANPLEIEALLARGSRFTKLYKGSNGYAFESISPENDTFLLHAEEDVAKLVEILPPVAFHSIEGFEKLTDFSVEKIILNTPQPEVSRAFYQNILPGQEVVAFREAVGQDLLAEAGETWDIDSLRILVAADMDWSSLEEQLPHSFFKDKKGRFLQTRDESNIELWFEK from the coding sequence ATGATGAAAGAGAAAATTATGATTCCTGCGATTCGGATCAACAATCGTAGGATAAATCAAGCATTTTTTGAAGCAAACCTAGGCTTTAAAACCTATTTAGAAGATGCTGCTTTTGTTGAACTAGGTGCGACTGCAAGTGCAGTAACCAAGTTAGTCTTGATTGAATCGCCAAGTATGCGGACAAGGACCGTTGTGGGCTTGAAAAAGCTCCATAAAGTCGTGATTCAGGTAGCAAATCCGTTAGAAATTGAAGCCTTGCTAGCACGTGGTAGTCGCTTTACCAAACTCTATAAAGGGTCTAATGGCTATGCCTTTGAAAGTATATCGCCAGAAAATGATACTTTTTTGCTTCATGCAGAAGAAGATGTGGCAAAACTTGTAGAAATATTGCCACCAGTAGCCTTTCACTCCATAGAGGGTTTTGAGAAGTTAACGGATTTCTCTGTTGAAAAAATTATTCTCAATACTCCTCAGCCTGAGGTTAGTCGTGCTTTCTATCAAAACATCTTACCAGGACAGGAAGTAGTAGCCTTTCGTGAAGCTGTTGGACAGGACTTATTGGCGGAAGCAGGAGAAACATGGGATATCGATAGTTTGCGGATTCTAGTTGCTGCTGATATGGACTGGTCAAGTTTGGAGGAACAACTACCACATTCCTTCTTCAAAGACAAGAAAGGACGCTTTTTACAGACAAGGGATGAAAGCAATATTGAACTGTGGTTTGAAAAATGA
- a CDS encoding serine hydrolase domain-containing protein, translating to MKAILEKIEQQMAERLYRGASLALYHYGSWHDYYIGHSEENVVTQAGLTYDLASVSKVVGVGTVLIFLLEEGIIELDKPLKTYYPPFHDASITLRQLVTHTTGIDPYIPNRDSLDFVGLKKAIAEIRVTADKRFRYTDINLILLGFMLEELLGQPLDIIFQERIFRPWDMAETQFGPVKTAVPTVKGEQAGLVHDPKAKVLGLHCGSAGLFSTLADLKRFLNHYLEGKFARNLAQNISFSKPRSIVWNLENGGWLDHTGYTGPFVLLHPQKQLAAIFLTNRTYDEDNRPLWIEKRKELYQVIVETLEQSL from the coding sequence ATGAAGGCTATTTTAGAAAAAATTGAGCAGCAGATGGCTGAGCGTTTATATCGTGGTGCTAGTTTAGCCCTCTATCACTACGGTAGCTGGCACGATTACTATATCGGCCATAGCGAAGAAAATGTCGTGACTCAAGCAGGATTGACCTATGATTTGGCATCTGTTTCAAAGGTTGTCGGAGTAGGCACAGTCCTGATTTTTTTGCTAGAAGAAGGAATTATTGAGCTGGATAAGCCATTAAAAACCTACTATCCACCATTTCATGATGCCAGTATTACCCTTCGCCAGCTAGTTACCCACACGACAGGGATTGATCCCTATATTCCTAATCGAGATTCTCTTGATTTTGTCGGGCTCAAAAAGGCGATAGCAGAAATTCGAGTGACTGCTGATAAGCGTTTTCGCTATACAGATATCAATTTGATTTTGCTTGGCTTTATGCTCGAAGAGTTACTTGGGCAACCGTTAGATATAATCTTTCAAGAGCGCATTTTTAGGCCGTGGGATATGGCAGAAACACAATTTGGACCAGTCAAGACGGCTGTGCCGACGGTTAAGGGAGAGCAGGCAGGTTTGGTGCATGATCCTAAGGCCAAGGTACTAGGGCTTCATTGTGGCTCAGCAGGTCTTTTTTCGACATTGGCAGACTTGAAAAGATTCCTCAACCATTATTTGGAAGGGAAATTTGCGAGGAATTTAGCTCAGAATATCAGTTTCTCAAAACCCCGTTCAATCGTTTGGAATCTTGAAAATGGTGGTTGGCTAGACCATACAGGTTACACAGGTCCTTTTGTCTTGCTTCATCCTCAAAAGCAGCTGGCCGCGATTTTCCTGACCAATCGCACCTATGATGAAGATAATCGTCCCTTGTGGATTGAGAAGCGAAAAGAGCTGTATCAAGTAATTGTCGAGACCTTGGAGCAAAGTCTCTAA
- a CDS encoding SIS domain-containing protein gives MFHLPKEELERLGASITVAEIYQQPDLWKEAYQLYHDKLEIITAFLNDIKAKHDFIQVIFTGAGTSDFVGQTIANYLNQVNDTKQIRFITVGSVEIVARPHDYLQADIPTILVSFARSGNSPESLAAVEIAKQLVDTLYQVTITCAPEGKLAQAAEGDATNLLLLQPALSNDKGFAMTGSYSCMSLTALLVFSPETVEVKAGWVDTVVALGQDVLDREDYVQDLVELDFERVIYLGSGGFYGLAHEAQLKILELTAGKIATMYESPLGFRHGPKSLINEKTIVILFGSNDAYTRQYDVDLVNEVYGDQITTRIVVLSADKLAGTDAPNFVLAEGGADLPDVFLSFPYILFGQTFATMTALKCKNLPDTPSPTGTVNRVVQGVTIHPLS, from the coding sequence ATGTTTCATCTACCAAAAGAAGAATTAGAAAGATTGGGGGCTAGTATTACTGTAGCTGAGATTTATCAGCAACCAGATTTGTGGAAGGAAGCCTATCAACTCTACCATGATAAATTAGAAATCATTACAGCCTTTTTAAATGATATTAAGGCTAAACATGATTTTATTCAGGTTATTTTTACAGGTGCAGGAACCTCCGATTTTGTTGGTCAAACGATTGCCAATTATTTGAATCAGGTCAATGATACCAAGCAGATTCGGTTTATTACTGTTGGATCCGTTGAGATTGTAGCTCGTCCGCATGATTATCTACAAGCAGATATTCCAACGATTCTTGTGTCCTTTGCACGTAGTGGAAATTCTCCAGAGAGTTTAGCAGCTGTCGAAATTGCCAAACAATTAGTGGATACCTTATATCAAGTGACTATCACCTGTGCACCAGAAGGAAAATTGGCACAAGCAGCTGAAGGAGATGCTACAAATCTTCTCTTACTCCAGCCGGCATTATCAAATGACAAAGGTTTTGCAATGACTGGTAGCTATAGTTGTATGTCACTGACCGCCTTACTCGTCTTCTCACCAGAAACAGTAGAAGTGAAAGCAGGTTGGGTGGATACCGTTGTGGCTCTTGGTCAAGATGTATTAGACAGAGAAGACTATGTGCAAGACTTGGTTGAACTTGATTTCGAGCGTGTCATCTATCTAGGTTCTGGTGGTTTCTATGGTCTAGCTCATGAAGCGCAGTTAAAAATTTTGGAATTGACAGCTGGAAAGATTGCAACCATGTATGAATCTCCACTTGGATTCCGTCATGGGCCAAAATCTTTGATTAATGAAAAGACCATTGTCATCCTCTTTGGATCAAATGATGCCTACACTAGGCAGTATGATGTGGACTTAGTTAACGAGGTCTATGGTGACCAAATCACAACGCGTATTGTGGTACTTTCTGCTGACAAACTTGCGGGTACGGATGCTCCAAACTTTGTTCTTGCAGAAGGCGGAGCGGACTTGCCTGATGTATTCTTGAGTTTCCCATACATTTTATTTGGTCAAACTTTTGCGACTATGACAGCCTTGAAATGCAAGAATCTTCCAGATACTCCATCACCAACAGGAACAGTAAACCGTGTGGTACAGGGGGTGACAATCCATCCACTATCATAA
- the gla gene encoding aquaglyceroporin Gla — MDVAVHVKYITEFLATALLIILGNGTVANVDLKGTKGNNAGWILIAIGYGLGVMMPALMFGNVSGNHINPAFTIGLAVSGYFDWALVPGYIAAQLLGAIAGQAVVVGVYRPYFLKTEHSNHVLGSFSTISALDDGTTASRKASWVNGFLNEFFGSFVLFFGAMAITKHYFGAEVLGFLAKQGADLSDTAAKLQITNYLNPGLNVAHMGLGFLVMALVAAVGGPTGPALNPARDLGPRILHQLLPKAVLGQAKADSKWWYAWVPVLAPIAAGISAIALYKLIYG, encoded by the coding sequence ATGGATGTAGCAGTACATGTAAAGTACATTACAGAATTCCTTGCGACAGCGCTTCTAATTATTTTAGGAAACGGAACTGTAGCAAACGTTGATTTAAAAGGCACCAAAGGAAACAACGCAGGTTGGATCTTGATTGCCATTGGTTATGGTTTAGGTGTTATGATGCCAGCCTTGATGTTTGGAAATGTTTCTGGTAACCACATCAATCCAGCCTTTACAATTGGTTTAGCCGTATCAGGTTATTTTGATTGGGCCTTGGTTCCAGGTTATATTGCAGCACAGCTTCTTGGTGCGATTGCAGGTCAAGCAGTTGTCGTTGGTGTTTACCGTCCATACTTCTTGAAAACTGAACATTCAAATCATGTCTTGGGATCATTCTCAACGATTTCAGCATTAGATGACGGTACAACAGCTAGCCGTAAAGCATCATGGGTGAATGGATTCTTGAATGAATTCTTTGGTTCATTTGTCTTGTTCTTTGGAGCAATGGCGATTACCAAGCACTACTTTGGTGCAGAAGTTCTTGGTTTCTTGGCAAAACAAGGTGCTGATTTGTCAGACACAGCAGCTAAATTACAAATTACAAATTACTTGAATCCAGGATTGAACGTGGCTCATATGGGTCTTGGTTTCTTGGTAATGGCGCTTGTAGCAGCAGTTGGTGGACCAACTGGACCAGCGCTTAACCCAGCTCGTGACTTGGGTCCACGTATTTTGCACCAATTATTGCCAAAAGCTGTTCTTGGTCAAGCAAAAGCAGATTCAAAATGGTGGTATGCATGGGTGCCCGTTCTTGCACCAATCGCAGCAGGTATCAGCGCTATTGCACTTTATAAACTAATCTACGGATAA
- the pflB gene encoding formate C-acetyltransferase — protein sequence MSTKVKTKNVTEDIFAQAWDGFKGTDWQDKASVTRFVQANYTPYDGDESFLAGPTERSLHIKKIIEETKAGYEDTRFPMDIDRATSIADIPAGFIDKDNEVIFGIQNDELFKLNFMPRGGIRMAETTLIENGYTPDPLLHEIYTKHATTVNDGIFRAYTSDIRRARHSHHVSGLPDAYSRGRIIGMYARLALYGADYLMEEKVADWNSINEIDEESIRLREEINMQYQALQQVVRLGDHYGVDVRRPALNTKEAIQWVNIAFMAVCRVINGAATSLGRVPIVLDIYAERDLARGTFTESEIQEFVDDFVLKLRTVKFARTKAFDEIYSGDPTFLTTSMAGMGNDGRHRVTKMDYRFLNTLDNIGNSPEPNLTVLWSDQLPYSFRRYCMSMSHKHSSIQYEGVTTMAKDGYGEMSCISCCVSPLDPESEDKRHNIQYFGARVNVLKALLSSWNNGYDDVHKDYKVFDCVEPNNSEVFEYDEVIKNFEKALDWLTDTYVDAMNIIHYMTDKYNYEAVQMAFLPTFLRANMGFGICGFANTVDSLSAIKYAQVKPIRDEDGFIYDYEVTGDFPRYGEDDDRVDDIAKWLMEAFFSRLNKHKLYKNAEATVSILTITSNVAYSKQTANSPVHRGVFLNEDGSVNTSKVEFFPPGANPTSKSRGGWLQNLNSLSKLNFKHANDGISLTTQVSPKALGKTFDEQVNNLVTILDGYFENGGQHVNLNVMDLQDVYDKIMNGEDVIVRISGYCVNTKYLTKEQKTELTQRVFHEVLSMDDAAREISGN from the coding sequence ATGTCAACAAAAGTTAAAACAAAAAATGTAACTGAAGACATTTTCGCCCAAGCTTGGGACGGTTTCAAAGGTACTGACTGGCAAGATAAAGCTAGTGTAACTCGCTTCGTTCAAGCTAACTACACTCCATACGACGGAGACGAAAGTTTCCTTGCAGGTCCAACGGAACGCTCTCTCCACATTAAGAAAATCATCGAAGAAACAAAAGCAGGATACGAAGACACTCGTTTCCCAATGGATATTGACCGTGCGACTTCTATTGCCGATATCCCAGCTGGTTTCATCGACAAAGACAACGAAGTAATCTTCGGTATTCAAAACGATGAGTTGTTCAAATTGAACTTCATGCCTCGTGGTGGTATCCGTATGGCTGAAACAACATTGATTGAAAACGGCTATACTCCTGACCCACTTCTTCATGAAATCTACACTAAACACGCAACAACTGTAAACGACGGTATCTTCCGTGCTTACACATCTGACATCCGTCGTGCACGCCATTCTCACCACGTTTCTGGTCTTCCAGATGCTTACTCACGTGGACGTATCATCGGTATGTACGCTCGTCTTGCTCTTTACGGAGCTGACTACTTGATGGAAGAAAAAGTTGCAGACTGGAACTCTATCAATGAAATCGACGAAGAATCAATCCGTCTTCGTGAAGAAATCAACATGCAATACCAAGCATTGCAACAAGTTGTTCGCTTGGGTGACCACTATGGTGTTGATGTACGCCGTCCTGCTTTGAATACAAAAGAAGCTATCCAATGGGTAAACATCGCTTTCATGGCAGTATGTCGTGTGATTAACGGTGCAGCAACATCACTTGGACGTGTGCCAATCGTACTTGACATCTATGCAGAACGTGACTTGGCTCGTGGTACATTTACTGAATCAGAAATCCAAGAATTTGTAGATGATTTCGTATTGAAACTTCGTACAGTTAAATTTGCGCGTACAAAAGCATTTGACGAAATCTACTCAGGAGACCCTACTTTCCTTACTACTTCTATGGCAGGTATGGGTAACGATGGTCGTCACCGTGTTACAAAAATGGACTACCGTTTCTTGAACACTCTTGACAACATCGGTAACTCTCCAGAACCAAACTTGACTGTTCTTTGGTCTGACCAACTTCCATATTCATTCCGTCGCTACTGTATGTCAATGAGCCACAAACACTCTTCTATCCAATACGAGGGTGTAACAACAATGGCCAAAGACGGATATGGTGAAATGAGCTGTATCTCATGCTGTGTATCACCACTTGATCCAGAAAGCGAAGACAAACGCCACAATATCCAATACTTCGGAGCTCGTGTTAACGTTCTTAAAGCCCTTCTTTCAAGCTGGAACAACGGTTATGACGATGTGCACAAAGACTACAAAGTATTTGACTGTGTAGAGCCAAACAATTCTGAAGTCTTCGAATACGACGAAGTTATCAAAAACTTTGAAAAAGCGCTTGATTGGTTGACTGACACTTATGTAGATGCGATGAACATTATCCACTACATGACTGACAAGTACAACTACGAAGCAGTACAAATGGCCTTCTTGCCAACCTTCCTTCGTGCAAACATGGGATTCGGTATCTGTGGATTTGCCAATACAGTTGACTCACTTTCTGCGATTAAATACGCACAAGTAAAACCTATTCGTGACGAAGATGGCTTTATCTATGACTACGAAGTAACTGGTGACTTCCCACGTTACGGTGAAGATGATGACCGTGTAGATGACATTGCAAAATGGCTCATGGAAGCATTCTTCTCACGTTTGAACAAACATAAATTGTACAAGAACGCAGAAGCAACTGTTTCTATCTTGACCATCACTTCTAACGTTGCTTACTCTAAACAAACCGCTAACTCACCTGTTCACCGTGGAGTATTCCTTAACGAAGATGGTTCTGTTAACACTTCTAAAGTAGAATTCTTCCCACCAGGTGCAAACCCAACATCTAAATCTCGTGGTGGTTGGTTACAAAACTTGAATTCATTGTCTAAATTGAACTTCAAACATGCAAATGATGGAATTTCATTGACAACTCAAGTATCACCAAAAGCACTCGGTAAGACATTCGATGAGCAAGTTAACAACTTGGTAACAATCCTTGATGGTTACTTTGAAAATGGTGGACAACACGTTAACTTGAACGTTATGGACCTTCAAGATGTTTATGACAAGATTATGAACGGTGAAGATGTTATCGTACGTATCTCAGGTTACTGTGTAAACACTAAATACCTCACTAAGGAACAAAAAACTGAATTGACACAGCGTGTCTTCCACGAAGTTCTTTCAATGGACGATGCTGCTCGCGAAATTTCAGGTAACTAA
- a CDS encoding Xaa-Pro dipeptidyl-peptidase yields MRFNQFSYIQTPQKDMLAELESLGFTLQSEASNKKNLEHFVRKVFFLTTNTDIALSNLIADWETDLLTFFQSESELDPQIFYQVAFQLLGFVPGVDYTDVTEFVSSTQFPITYGNLIENLYQLLATRTKSGNTLIDQLISDGLIPEDHSYHFFNGKSLATFATNQVIREVVYVETPVDTTKSRQTDIVKVSILRPAFSGKVPAVITNSPYHQGINDQASDKALHKMEGQLATKAPHTITVKPTDITTLPADERSLPTSTATEKVGHINSYSLNDYFLARGFASIHVSGVGTLGSTGMMTSGDYQQVYSFKAVIDWLNHRARAYTDHTRSQVVKADWANGKVATTGLSYLGTMSNALATTAVDGLEVIIAEAGISSWYDYYRENGLVTSPGGYPGEDLDSLTALTYSRSLHAGDFLRSKSQYQTAFEAEIQALDRTSGDYNQYWHDRNYLLHADKVQCEVVFTHGSQDWNVKPIHVWNMFHALPDHVSKHLFFHNGAHVYMNNWQSIDFRESMNALLTKKLLDQENHYQLPKVIWQDNSAEQSWVELDQFGGQKEELFPLGKGMNTISNQYPEEQFTKYGKAYPSFLQDLFDDKAQQITIDIPITEELQLNGRACLHLRVKSSVEKGLLSAQLIDFGAGKRLTPIPGVKARASLDNGRFYAAENLMELPFVESPYRVVSKGYLNLQNRTDLLTIEKVPADEWLDIEWELQPTIYKFSKGSTLRLVLYTTDFECTIRDNSDWQIAVDLEQSTLTLPHE; encoded by the coding sequence ATGCGTTTTAATCAATTTTCTTATATCCAAACACCCCAAAAAGACATGCTAGCAGAGTTAGAAAGCCTAGGATTTACCCTCCAATCTGAAGCAAGCAACAAGAAAAATTTGGAACACTTTGTCCGTAAGGTTTTCTTTTTGACGACCAATACGGATATCGCCTTGTCTAATCTCATCGCTGACTGGGAGACGGACCTCTTGACCTTCTTTCAATCAGAGAGCGAATTAGATCCTCAAATTTTTTACCAGGTGGCTTTCCAATTATTAGGCTTTGTCCCTGGAGTCGATTATACAGATGTGACAGAATTTGTCTCAAGCACTCAATTTCCGATTACCTATGGCAATCTGATTGAAAACCTCTACCAATTACTCGCAACACGCACCAAGTCTGGTAATACCCTCATTGATCAATTGATTAGCGACGGTCTGATTCCCGAAGATCATAGCTATCATTTCTTCAACGGAAAATCCTTGGCAACTTTTGCAACGAATCAGGTGATCCGTGAAGTCGTGTATGTTGAAACACCCGTTGATACGACTAAATCCAGACAGACAGATATTGTCAAAGTATCCATTTTACGCCCTGCTTTTTCAGGAAAAGTTCCTGCTGTCATCACCAATAGTCCCTATCATCAAGGAATCAACGACCAAGCTAGTGACAAGGCTCTTCATAAAATGGAAGGCCAATTAGCTACCAAAGCGCCTCACACAATTACAGTTAAGCCAACTGACATTACAACTCTTCCTGCTGATGAACGCTCACTTCCTACTAGCACTGCAACTGAGAAGGTTGGGCATATCAACTCTTACTCACTCAATGACTATTTCTTAGCTCGTGGCTTTGCGAGTATTCATGTATCAGGTGTTGGAACTCTCGGTTCAACAGGTATGATGACATCTGGTGATTACCAACAAGTTTATAGCTTTAAGGCTGTCATTGACTGGTTAAATCATCGAGCAAGAGCCTATACAGACCATACTCGTTCACAAGTCGTGAAGGCTGACTGGGCAAATGGAAAGGTTGCAACGACTGGCTTATCTTATTTGGGTACCATGTCAAATGCCCTTGCGACAACAGCTGTAGATGGTCTCGAGGTCATCATTGCTGAAGCTGGGATTTCTTCCTGGTATGACTATTATCGTGAAAACGGATTGGTGACAAGCCCTGGAGGGTATCCTGGTGAAGACTTGGATAGCTTGACAGCTCTTACCTATTCTCGGAGCCTACATGCAGGTGATTTCTTACGTAGCAAATCCCAATACCAAACTGCATTTGAAGCTGAAATACAGGCACTTGATCGCACATCAGGCGACTACAATCAATATTGGCACGACCGCAATTATCTCCTCCATGCAGATAAGGTCCAATGCGAGGTTGTCTTTACCCACGGCTCACAAGATTGGAATGTGAAACCTATTCATGTGTGGAATATGTTCCATGCTCTGCCAGACCATGTCAGCAAACACCTCTTTTTCCACAATGGGGCACATGTCTACATGAACAATTGGCAGTCTATTGATTTTAGAGAGTCCATGAATGCCCTGCTCACAAAAAAATTGCTCGACCAAGAGAATCACTATCAGCTTCCTAAGGTCATTTGGCAAGACAACAGTGCAGAACAAAGTTGGGTAGAACTAGACCAATTTGGTGGACAAAAGGAAGAATTATTCCCTCTTGGAAAAGGAATGAACACCATTTCCAACCAGTATCCCGAGGAGCAATTTACCAAATACGGCAAGGCTTATCCGAGCTTCCTACAAGACCTCTTTGACGATAAGGCCCAGCAAATTACAATTGACATCCCTATCACAGAAGAGCTACAGCTAAATGGTCGAGCATGCCTTCATCTCCGCGTCAAATCAAGCGTAGAAAAAGGGCTACTGTCTGCTCAACTAATCGATTTTGGAGCTGGTAAGCGGCTAACTCCTATACCTGGTGTAAAAGCCCGTGCTAGCCTTGATAATGGTCGCTTCTATGCTGCTGAAAATCTAATGGAACTTCCATTTGTAGAAAGCCCCTACCGTGTGGTCAGCAAGGGCTACCTAAACTTACAAAACCGCACGGATCTCCTGACAATCGAAAAAGTACCTGCTGACGAATGGCTGGACATTGAATGGGAATTGCAGCCAACCATTTACAAATTCAGCAAAGGAAGCACACTACGACTGGTGCTATACACAACAGACTTTGAATGCACCATTCGTGACAACAGCGACTGGCAAATAGCAGTCGACTTAGAACAGTCAACTTTAACCCTACCGCATGAATAA
- a CDS encoding PTS sugar transporter subunit IIA, with amino-acid sequence MICQELIQVHQTFQTQDEVFDYLARLVTQEGYATDVKQVVEALCEREAQSTTGMMDGYAIPHAKSPAILKPAIVVLTLEEGIDWHSLDGQATRYILALFIPETEAGSTHLTLLSQLARLLMRREFKHQFEAAKTSQDLKNLLETFLGV; translated from the coding sequence ATGATTTGTCAAGAATTGATTCAGGTACATCAAACATTTCAAACACAAGATGAGGTCTTTGATTATTTGGCACGTTTAGTGACGCAAGAAGGTTATGCAACAGATGTAAAACAAGTAGTTGAAGCTTTGTGCGAACGTGAAGCTCAGAGTACAACAGGCATGATGGATGGTTATGCGATTCCTCATGCTAAATCTCCTGCTATTCTTAAACCAGCTATTGTTGTATTGACCTTAGAGGAAGGTATTGATTGGCATTCATTGGATGGACAAGCTACTCGTTATATTTTAGCCCTCTTTATTCCAGAAACAGAAGCTGGCAGTACCCATTTAACCCTCTTGTCTCAGCTAGCACGTTTGTTAATGAGAAGAGAATTTAAGCATCAGTTTGAAGCTGCGAAAACAAGTCAAGACTTAAAAAATCTCCTTGAAACCTTCTTGGGAGTGTAA